A window of Streptomyces sp. NBC_01689 genomic DNA:
GTTTCCCGTTCCGCGTTCCCTTGTGCTCCGCATTTCCCTGGAGGAGGGCCTGTGGCCGGTGACGGCCTCGTATTCCACGAACTGAGCTTCGTTCCCGAGGGCGACGACGAGGTGGTGGTCGGCCGGCTGGACACCGGCTCCTACGCGGTGTTCCCCGTCGACGGCGCGCAATTGCTGCAGCGGCTCATGGGGGGAATGACGCCCGCGGCCGCCGCGGACTGGTACGAGGCCACGTTCGGGGAGGGGGCCGATCTCCAGGATTTCCTCGACACCCTGCGCGAACTCGGGTTCGTCAGCGAGGGCGACCCGACGGAGCCGGCCGCTCCCGCGTCGCCGGTCCGGCTGCGCGCCTGGGGCCGCGCGGCCTTCTCCGTGCCGGCCTGGATCCTCTACGGCACCTTGATCGGCGGCTGGACATGGGCCGCGATCGCCCGCCCCGACCTGGCCCCCCGCCCCGGGCAGATCTTCTTCACGCACTCGCTGCTCGCGGTCCAACTGGTCATCACCCTTGGCCAGGTGCCGCTGCTCCTGCTGCACGAGGGCTTCCACATCCTGGCCGGCCGGCGCCTCGGCCTGCCCACGCGTCTGAGCGTGAGCAACCGCCTCACGTACATCGTGGCCGAAACCCAGATCAACGGACTGCTCAGCGTTCCGAGGGTGAAACGCTATCTTCCGTTCTTCGCCGGAATGGTGTGCGACGGCGTCGTCTTCGCGATGCTCGGACTGGTCGCCGATCTGACCCGGAATCCCGGCGGAACGTTCTCGTTCACCGGCCGCCTCTGTCTCGGTCTGGCCTTCACGGTCGCGGTGCGTATGCTGTGGCAGTTTCAGCTCTATCTCCGCACCGACCTCTATTATGTGGCGGCCACCGCGTGGAACTGCTACGACCTGCACGACGCCGGAATGACTCTGCTGAAGAATCGCCTGTGGCGTCTGGTGAACCGGCCCGACCGAATCGTGGACGAGGAGAACTGGACACTCCGTGACCGCCGCGTCGGTACTTTCTACGGGCCGTTCATCGTCCTGGGATATGCCGCGTTCATCGGAATCACCGTCTTCGTCAGCGTCCCCGTGACGGTCGACTACGTCAGCATCGCCGGACGTGCCCTCCGCTCCGGCGCGGTGGACGCGTCGTTCTGGGACGCCGTGCTGTCCCTGTGCATGAACGTGGCCCAGATCGTCGCACTCGTCGTGCTGTCCCGGAGGAAACGCCGGAACAACAAGTCCGCCCACTCCCTCACGTCCTCTTCACCGGAGGTTGAACTCGCATGACGGGCCATCTGCGGATCGTCGGAGACAGGCGTGACGACCGCCTGCGCGCCATCGCTGCCCACACCGACAAGGCCCTCGTGGTCCGCTGCCACCAGCGGCTGCGCGGTCCCTGCACCGGAGTGGACACCGTGCTCCGGGCAGTCCTGCCCGAAGCCCACCGGCGCTGGCCCGACCTCGTCGAGGACCATCGCGTGGCCCTCCTGTACGGCATGCCCGAACTCTCCCGCCTCATCGGACCGCCGCCGCGCACCCTCGCGGACGAAGCCCCCTACGAGGAACGCACCCGCTTCTTCGGCGCCGGCTGGGTCCGCTGCATGAGCCAGGGCATCGTCGGCTTCCTGCTGGAGTACGCCCGGCGCATCCACGACGGCGCCGCCCTGGAGATCGCCTTCGAGGAAGCGCACGCCGCCGAACCCACCACACAGGAACTGATCGCCCTGCTGCTGCGCCGGGCGGACCCGAGCCGACTGCGCGTCGTGGTCTCGGCGACCGGGGGCACACTCTCCGGTGAGCTCCAGGACGCCCTGGCCGGCGTGCCCGTGCTGCCAGCCCCGCGCCCCACCGGGCCCGCACACACCGCCGAGCCCCCGGCCGACGACCGGACCCCCTCCGAATGGGCCGCCGTCTACGTGGACGGCGACTGCACCGACGACGACCCGCGCGCGCACGGCGGATATCAGCGCACCGACCCGCGGACCCGCGCCCTCCTCCACGACCGGCGCGCCGACTCCCTCGAGCCGACGGCCACTTGGGGCATCCGCATGGGCGCGATCGCCCACCACCGCGAACACGGCAGCGACCCCTCCGGCGCCGGCCGGACCGCCCTGCTCGCGGCCCAGCGCCATGCCGTCGCCACCGGCTTCTCCGCCGCGGTGGTCGACCTCGGGCTGCGCGGCCGCGGTCTGACCGACCCCCGCGCGCACGAACACGACTACTGGGAGTTCACCCGCGAGGCGGCCGCGGCCTGCATCCCGGTCGGACGCCTGGAACAGTCCATGGAGCTGTACCAGGGCCTGCTGCGCCGGTTCACCGACCCCAAGATCCACATGATGACCAGCTATGCAGTCGCCATGCTGCACACCCGGTTCCTGAAGCCCCGCGACCACGAGCTGGCCGTGCAGTGGCAGCACAACGCGGTCGCCATCGCGGGAATCCTCCCGGATCCGGCCGAACGGCTCACGTACAGCGTCTTCCACGACAACGGCCTGGCCCTCGTCGAGATGCACCGCGGCAACCTGCACCGCGCCCTGGCGCTCGTGGAATCGTGCATCACCCGGCTCGACGAGCGGCTCGACGACGACCAGTGGGCCCTGCACCGCTCCCAACTGCTCTACAACCGCGCCCGACTGCTGGTGGCCCTCGGGCGGCCGGACGAGGCCCACGCCGACTACACCCGGCTCGTCGACATGGACCCGTACTACACCGACTACCTCTCGGAACGGGCCAGGATCTCGCGGGACCGCGGCGACTTCGACGCGGCCCTGGCCGACTACGACCGTGCGGTGCGTCTCGCGCCTCCGTTCCCCGAACTGCACTACAACCGCGGCACCGCCCGCGCGCAGGTCGGCGACCGTCCGGGGGCGCTCGCGGACTTCACCCTGGTGCTCGACATGGAACCGGGCGACCTCGACACCCGCATCGCACGCGCCGAACTGCTGCTGGAGACCGGCGACCTCGACGCGGCCGAGGCGGACACGGACGCCGGACTGAGCCTTCACCCCGGTGAACTCCAACTGCTCTGCCTGAAGGGCACGATCCTCCTGCAACGCGATCAACTCCGCCGCGCGCTCGAAGCCTTCGACGGCGCGCTCGAAAAGGACCCGCGCTATCCGGCCGCACTGATCAACCGTGCCGTCGTCCACTTCCGCCGGTCGCACCCGGATCTGGCCGTCACGGACCTGACCGCCGCACTCGAGGCGGTCGGCGACGACCCCGACGTCCTGCTCAACCGGGGCATCGCCCACCTGGCCGCCGGCCACCCCGACCTGGCCCTCGACGACTTCGACCAGGCACTCACCCTGCCGGACGCCGACACCGTCGAGCTCCAGGAGCAACGGCGGCTCTGCACCGCCTCAAGCGTCCGCTGAGACCGCCACCCGCGCCGCGCCGTCGCTCCCGTCGTCACGAGAACGGCTCCCGCGCCTCCTCGGCATCGTGACACCGGAACGCTCCCGATCCGGCCCGGCCCGGCCCGTGAAGCGGGGCCCGGCGCCGGGGGCCCGGGCGCGGGAGCCCGTGGCACCCGGGGACGGGCGGGCACCCGCACGGAGCTCGCCGGCCGGCAGAGGTCTCCGGGCCGGTTCGCGGACCGCGCCCGTACCCTGGCAGCATGCGCATGCGTCCCACCCTGAGCTGGACCCCCACCGAGGACCTGCCGCCCGGCACCACGGACCTGGAGCCGATCACGGACATGCTGGGCGCCGGTGGTGTGCTGGTGCTCAGCGGAGCCGGCATCTCCACCGAGTCAGGCATACCCGACTACCGGGGTGCGGGCGGCAGCCTGAGCCGGCACACCCCGATGACCTACCAGGACTTCACCGGCGGCGACCAGGCCCGACGACGGTACTGGGCGCGCAGCCACCTCGGCTGGCGGACCTTCGGCCGGGCCCGTCCGAACGACGGACACCGGGCGGTCGCCGCGTTCGGCCGGCACGGTCTGCTCTCGGGCGTGATCACACAGAACGTGGACGGGCTGCACCAGTCCGCCGGCAGCGAGGGCGTCCTGGAACTTCACGGAAGCCTGGACCGGGTGGTCTGTCTCTCCTGCCGCGCGTCGAGCTCGCGCCAGGACCTCGCCGAGCGGCTGGAGACAGCCAATCCGGGTTTCGAGCCGGTGGCCGCCGCGATCAACCCGGACGGTGACGCCGACCTCACCGACGCGCAGGTCGGTGACTTCCGGGTCGTGCCCTGCGCGGACTGCGGCGGCGTCCTCAAGCCGGACGTCGTGTTCTTCGGCGAGACCGTTCCCCCGCCCCGGGTCGACCACTGCCGCCGCCTGGTCCGCGAGGCCGACGCGCTTCTGGTGCTCGGATCGTCGCTCACCGTCATGTCCGGACTGCGGTTCGTCCGTCAGGCGGCCGAGGCCGGGACCCCGGTGCTGATCGTCAACCACGATCCGACCCGGGGCGACCAGCACGCGCTCGCCCGGGTCGCGGTTCCCCTCGGGGCCGCCCTGGCCACCGTGGCCGGCCGGCTGGACATCCCCCTGGAGACCTGAGCCGGAGACGCGGTGGCGGCGGCCGGACGGCAGCGCCGAGGACGCCGACCACCCCCCCCGGCCGGGCGGGGAGCCGCGACGCCCGGGTGCCGCCTCCGGTGATCCCCGCCGGAGCCCTCAGACCGCCGCCCGCCCGGCACACTCGGCGAGGAAACCGGTCACGGCACGCACGAACGCCCCGGGTTCCTCGAGATGCGCGAAGTGACCGCTGCTCTCGAAGACGGTGAGCCGGGAACCCGCCATCTCCGCGTGCATCTCCTCGGCCCATCGGACGGGGCATATCCAGTCGTGGCGGCCGACGAGAATCAGTGCGGGGATGCCGACCTTCCCCAGTGTGCCCCGCACGTCCCAAATGCCCGCGGACGGCACGTACTCCGCCTCCACGCTCCCCACCGCCTCCTTCAACTCGTCCGGCAGCCCCCAGTAGTCGGCGAAGTACGCGGGAATCAGGCGCCGTACGTGCGCGGTGACCTCGGCCCCGGTGGTCGGGGGCGTCTGTGACCGCCGGTACGCGGCCACGACGTCCGCGGCCTCGGGACGTCCGGCGTGCCGCCGCGCGAACGCGGTCATCTGCGCCGCCGCCTCCGCGTGCAGGTCCGGGCCGAGGAGGGGAGCACTGTCGTAGAGGATGATCCCCGCCAGCTTGCCAGGGTGGTCCAACTCGTACTGCAGGGCCACGAAACCGCCGGCGGAGTGCCCCATCAGGTAGACCTCCGGCACGTCCAGGTGGTCCACGACTCCGTCGACGAAGCGCGCGTACCGTTCCATGCTGTAGTGGCCGTCCGGAAGGTCTCCCGACTCCCCGGCCCCGACCGGGGCCACGTAGACCGCCGTCATGTGCTGTTCGAGGAGCGGCATCCGCAGGTATTCCCAGTGGACCCCAGGGCCGCCGGAGTGCACCAGGCAGACCGGGCCGTTCCCCGCCACGTGATAGCGCTGGACGACGCCGTCGATCACGATCTCGTGCACGCCGGGCGCGAGTCGCTCCGTACGGTCCAGGTTGCGTTCGAGCACTTCTTCCGTCCTTCCGATGCCGTCGGGGTGTGTCCCGCTGATGCGGCCGACGCCTGTATGACCCGCGGCCCGGGCCGGTTGTGACATCGGTACGGGCACACGCGGACCCGGGACGAACGGCGAGGCGGGTACTGCGCGGCGAGAGCGGGGAGCGGGGAGCGGGGAGGGCAGGGTGCCGTGCAGGAGATCGTCGACTGTGCGGGTGGGCATGGGGTCTCCGGGATGTGCGGCCGCTGTGGTTCGGCGCGCGGGGGCGCGAGCCGCGGGAGGGCCTCGGGCCCCGGGCGGGGGCGCCGTCGATCCGGCGGTCGCGCGACCGGTCCCGCCGAGCCCGCGGGCCGTGTCCTGCCGGGCGCCGCACGGTGCTCCCGGGCCTGAACGGTCCCGTGCCGCGGTCTCCACTTCGTGAAACCGGACCGGCCGACAGGAAGTGGGGGACACGCCCCCTGACAACTCCTCACCCCCGCAACTCCACACACGCCGCCCCCCCGGCGTCGCCCGCAGGGTGTCCGGAACGCGCGAGCTGTATGAGTACTGTTCGCCTGTCGTACGCCTTTTCCGTGTCTGATGACCGGTGGTTGTGAACGCGGCGGGTGCAATCCGGCCCGCGGATGCAATCCTGTGTGTCCACTTCCGTCTCAACCTGGGTTGCGCGCCCGGTGTACCGGGCTGACAACGTTGTCTTCTGGTGAGTGAACCGGGCGTGCGTACAACGACGCTGGAGAGGTTACGTGTTCATCAGATCCCATCCACCCTTGCGTGGCGTGGCTGTCGAGAGACCCGGCGGGCGTCGCCGGACACTGCGTGCGGCGGTCGCCGTACTGGTCACCGGGGCACTCGGCGCCGCCGCGCTGGCGGGCGGCGGCGCTGCCGCGGCCCTGCCCGCCCCCACCAAGTCCGCGGGGACGTCCGGTGGCACCGACTACACGAAGCTGGTCGACCCCTTCGTGTCGACCGCGGGTGACGACGGCAACGACCTGCCGGGCGCGCAGGCGCCCCACGGCCTCGCGAAGGTCAACCCGCTGACGACTCCGGACCGCAACCACACCGGGTACGACTACAACGAGGACCACATCGCGGGCTTCACCGCGACCAACCTCGACGGCGTCGGCGGCTCGGGCGGCGGCGGTGACCTGCTCGTCGTGCCGACCTCCGTGCGGTACGACAAGCGCCCCGCCCCCAGCACGTACGCCCACACGTACCGCCACGACGACGAGAGCGCGACGCCCGGTTCCTACCAGGTGGGGCTCGGATCAGTCTCCGGAACCGCCTCGTCGGTGACCCAGGACCCCGGCACCGTCAAGGCCGAGATGACCGCGACGACGCGCACGGCGCTCGAGCGGTACAGCTTCCCCGCCGGGTCGAACCCCGAACTCGTCCTCGACCTGGCCAACAACTTCACCAGCCGGACCCGTTCGACGATGAAGGCGACGAAGCTCGCCGACGGGACGACCTCGATCTCCGGGCTCATCGCGGGATCGTTCAACGGCGCCTCGTACCAGCTGTACTACAACGCCACCACGAACGTCCCGGTGACCTCACTGAAGAGCTGGGGCAACGACGGCAAGCTGACGGACGCGACCGCCCAGGACGGCTCCGACACCGGCGCCGTCCTCGGGTTCGACCCTTCCGCCGGGAACGACGTCGAACTGCGCGTCACCCTGTCGCCCATCAGCGCCGAACAGGCGGCGACCGACCAGAAGAACGAGGTCGGGGGGCTCACCTTCGACCAGGCCCGCGACCGGACGAAGGCGGCCTGGAACAGCGCGCTCGGCGCGGTCGACGTGCGCTCCTCGGCGAAGTCCGACCCCGGGTCGACGCTCACCAAGGAGTTCTACACGCACCTCTACCGCATGTACGCGCTGCCGGTGAACGCCACCAGCACCAGCGGAACGTACCGCGGCGCGGACGGAGCGGTGCACAAGGCGAACGGCTTCACGTACTACGACGGTTGGTCCACCTGGGACGACTTCCGCAAGTACTCCGTCGAGGCGTACATCGACCCGGCCACCTACCGGGACATGATCCAGTCGCTGATCGAGCTCTTCGCCGACCAGCGCGCCTCCGGCAAGAGCCTCGGCAGCCTCACCCACTCGGTTCCGACCGTGCGCTGGGAGCGCTCGGCGGTCCTGGTCGCCGACGCGCTGTCGAAGGGCTTCAAGAACTTCGACCGGCTCGACGAGGCGTACCCGGCGCTGCTGTTGTACTCCGGGTACTACACCGGCGCCCAGCTGCGGCAGGGGTACGTCAGCGGTGATCCCGGTACGACCGTCCAGCGCGGCTACGACCAGTGGGCGCTGTCCGTCATCGCCGACGCCCTCGGCAAGGACGCGGACGCGAAGAAGCTGCGCGCCCAGTCGACCATGGCGATCGACAACCTCGTGAAGTCCGACGCGTGGACCTCGTCCGACGGCACCAAGGTCGGCCTGCTCACCCCGCGCGCCACGGGCGGCGACTGGCAGAGCGCCGACTACGAGAAGTTCGAGGCGGCCGGCCTCTACCAGGGCACGCTGTGGCAGTACCACTGGTACGACGCCTACGACATGGGCGGCCTCATCAAGGCCATGGGCGGCGACAAGGCCGGCAAGGCCGCGGTCAAGCACATGTTCGGCGAGGACTCCGCCGTCGACGACGGCTCGACCATGCTGCACTCCAACGCCAACGAGATCGACCTGCAGGCCCCGTACCTCTTCAACTACGTCGGTGAGCCGAGCCTGACCCAGAAGTGGGTGCGGTCCATCTACACCGGCACGACCTGGAACCGCTACATCGCGACGGGCTCCACGAACGAAGCGCCCAGCTCCGGCGGCCAGTTCACCCCGCCGGTCAAGACCCAGGTGTACAAGCTGTCCCCGAACGGCTTCCTGCCGACCATGGACAACGACGCCGGCACCATGTCGACCATGTTCGTCGGCGCCGCCCTGGGCCTGTTCCCGGTGACCGCCGGCTCCAGCCAGTTCCAGATCGGCAGCCCGTTCTTCGACGCGACCACGATCACCTACGCCAACGGCTCCAAGTTCACGGTGAAGGCCGACGGCGTCTCGCCGGGCAACTACTACGTGCAGAACGCGACCCTCGACGGCAAGCGGTTCGACAACACGTGGCTCGACTACTCCCAGATCATCTCCGGCGGAACCCTGGACTTCACCATGGGTTCCAAGCCCTCGCAGTGGGGCACCCACTCGCAGCCCGCGTACTCGCTGAACACCGACGGCGGCGACACGGGTGACGACGGCGCGGGAACGGGCAAGGGCGACACCGTCCTCTCCGCCCGCCCGGACACCGTCGACACCGGCGCGGACGGCAAGGTCGACGGCAGCGTGAAGCTCACCCTGTCCGGACCCGCGTCGTTCGCCGCCCGCAACGGGACCAGCCTGACCAGGACCGGAGCGGCGACCGTGACCGGCCTCCCGGGCGGTGTCACGGCCGACCTCCGGGTCACCGGCTCGCGCACGGCGACCCTGTCACTCACCGGCAGCGCACAGGCCGACGCGCACTTCGGCATCACCTTCGCCGACGAGGCCTTCGCCCACGGCGTGCGGGCCTCGACGGTCCACGGTACCGGGACGTCCCCGACCGACCCGCTGACCATCTCCGCCGCCGAGGTGCACCGCAAGGCGCTCCGCACCCTGGTCGACCAGGCGTCCCTGGTCCGCAGCGGCAACTACTCCGACGGTTCCTGGAGCCTGTTCAGGTCGGCGCTCGAACGCGCGCGGACCGTTCTCGCGGACACCACCTCCGCGACGGGCACGATCATGGCCGCCGGTGACGCCCTGCACTCCGCCATCGACACGCTCACCATCGACGAGGGCGGCTACGCCGTCCTGCAGGCCGAGTCCCCCGACCAGAAGGAGGGTCCCAGCCTCGTCAGCGAGCGGAACAACTCGGACGGCAACCTCGGTGGCGTCACCGAAGGCGCCTGGGAGCGGTACACCAAGCTCGACTTCGGCGGGGTCGCCCCCAGGACCCTCTCGGTCCGCTACGCCAACTCGCAGGCGACCAACGCGAAGCCGAGCAGCGTCGACATCCACGCCGGTGCCGCCGACGGGCCCGTCGTCGCCACCGTCCAGCTCCCGGGAACCGGCGGCTGGCAGTACTACAGCACGGTGCAGGCCGCCGTCACCGACCCGGACGCGCTGCTGAACGCGTCGAGCGCGACCTTCGTGTTCCACGCGCCGGCCGGCCAGCAGTGGGTGTCGAACTTCGACTGGTACCAGTTCTCGCCGTACGAGGTCTCCACGTCCCCGACGACGACGCTCGCCACCCTCACCGCGGTCAACAGCACGACGACCGGGGGCGGTTCGGCTCCGCTCAACCTCTCGAACGGCATCTTCGAGAACGTGACGAACGGCGCGTGGGCCGAGTGGAAGGACACCGACCTCCGGGACGGCGCCGACACCCTCACCGTCCGCTATGACAAGCCCCAGTCGCGCGCGGCCTCGGACTCGCACATCGAACTGCACCTCGGTTCGAAGGACGGCCCGAAGACCGTGTCCGTGCCGCTCGACTACAGCGGTTCGGGCTGGGGAACCATCGCGACCACGAGCGTCCACCTCGATCCGAGCGTCTTCACCGGCGTCCAGGACGTGTACGCCGACTTCGTCTCCAGCACGCAGACCTCGTCCCAGCCCTACGTGGGCAACGTCTACTCGCTGGCCCTGACGCAGGAGACCGACGCGCCCGTCGGTTTCGACGCCACGGCGTGGCGCGCGAACAGCGGCGGCGGGCTCAAGAGCGAACCGGTCGGCTGGACCGGTTCGGGTTCCACCACCGACCTCGGCGGCACCTACAACGGAGCCTGGCTCACCTACGGGGACATCGACTTC
This region includes:
- a CDS encoding tetratricopeptide repeat protein; this encodes MTGHLRIVGDRRDDRLRAIAAHTDKALVVRCHQRLRGPCTGVDTVLRAVLPEAHRRWPDLVEDHRVALLYGMPELSRLIGPPPRTLADEAPYEERTRFFGAGWVRCMSQGIVGFLLEYARRIHDGAALEIAFEEAHAAEPTTQELIALLLRRADPSRLRVVVSATGGTLSGELQDALAGVPVLPAPRPTGPAHTAEPPADDRTPSEWAAVYVDGDCTDDDPRAHGGYQRTDPRTRALLHDRRADSLEPTATWGIRMGAIAHHREHGSDPSGAGRTALLAAQRHAVATGFSAAVVDLGLRGRGLTDPRAHEHDYWEFTREAAAACIPVGRLEQSMELYQGLLRRFTDPKIHMMTSYAVAMLHTRFLKPRDHELAVQWQHNAVAIAGILPDPAERLTYSVFHDNGLALVEMHRGNLHRALALVESCITRLDERLDDDQWALHRSQLLYNRARLLVALGRPDEAHADYTRLVDMDPYYTDYLSERARISRDRGDFDAALADYDRAVRLAPPFPELHYNRGTARAQVGDRPGALADFTLVLDMEPGDLDTRIARAELLLETGDLDAAEADTDAGLSLHPGELQLLCLKGTILLQRDQLRRALEAFDGALEKDPRYPAALINRAVVHFRRSHPDLAVTDLTAALEAVGDDPDVLLNRGIAHLAAGHPDLALDDFDQALTLPDADTVELQEQRRLCTASSVR
- a CDS encoding glycoside hydrolase domain-containing protein — translated: MAVERPGGRRRTLRAAVAVLVTGALGAAALAGGGAAAALPAPTKSAGTSGGTDYTKLVDPFVSTAGDDGNDLPGAQAPHGLAKVNPLTTPDRNHTGYDYNEDHIAGFTATNLDGVGGSGGGGDLLVVPTSVRYDKRPAPSTYAHTYRHDDESATPGSYQVGLGSVSGTASSVTQDPGTVKAEMTATTRTALERYSFPAGSNPELVLDLANNFTSRTRSTMKATKLADGTTSISGLIAGSFNGASYQLYYNATTNVPVTSLKSWGNDGKLTDATAQDGSDTGAVLGFDPSAGNDVELRVTLSPISAEQAATDQKNEVGGLTFDQARDRTKAAWNSALGAVDVRSSAKSDPGSTLTKEFYTHLYRMYALPVNATSTSGTYRGADGAVHKANGFTYYDGWSTWDDFRKYSVEAYIDPATYRDMIQSLIELFADQRASGKSLGSLTHSVPTVRWERSAVLVADALSKGFKNFDRLDEAYPALLLYSGYYTGAQLRQGYVSGDPGTTVQRGYDQWALSVIADALGKDADAKKLRAQSTMAIDNLVKSDAWTSSDGTKVGLLTPRATGGDWQSADYEKFEAAGLYQGTLWQYHWYDAYDMGGLIKAMGGDKAGKAAVKHMFGEDSAVDDGSTMLHSNANEIDLQAPYLFNYVGEPSLTQKWVRSIYTGTTWNRYIATGSTNEAPSSGGQFTPPVKTQVYKLSPNGFLPTMDNDAGTMSTMFVGAALGLFPVTAGSSQFQIGSPFFDATTITYANGSKFTVKADGVSPGNYYVQNATLDGKRFDNTWLDYSQIISGGTLDFTMGSKPSQWGTHSQPAYSLNTDGGDTGDDGAGTGKGDTVLSARPDTVDTGADGKVDGSVKLTLSGPASFAARNGTSLTRTGAATVTGLPGGVTADLRVTGSRTATLSLTGSAQADAHFGITFADEAFAHGVRASTVHGTGTSPTDPLTISAAEVHRKALRTLVDQASLVRSGNYSDGSWSLFRSALERARTVLADTTSATGTIMAAGDALHSAIDTLTIDEGGYAVLQAESPDQKEGPSLVSERNNSDGNLGGVTEGAWERYTKLDFGGVAPRTLSVRYANSQATNAKPSSVDIHAGAADGPVVATVQLPGTGGWQYYSTVQAAVTDPDALLNASSATFVFHAPAGQQWVSNFDWYQFSPYEVSTSPTTTLATLTAVNSTTTGGGSAPLNLSNGIFENVTNGAWAEWKDTDLRDGADTLTVRYDKPQSRAASDSHIELHLGSKDGPKTVSVPLDYSGSGWGTIATTSVHLDPSVFTGVQDVYADFVSSTQTSSQPYVGNVYSLALTQETDAPVGFDATAWRANSGGGLKSEPVGWTGSGSTTDLGGTYNGAWLTYGDIDFGASPKSTVTITYVNNSARCGTGSAVDLYLDSFDTANPGTPYATVPLPVTGSAWSSGGTTSLTLPKAITGTHTVHLRLATTPDSSHPYVANLGRITFNHVETPAVTDKSALRKAIEQYEGLSADEARYDTVDFGVYRRELAAARTLVDADGATQLEADTRTRSLTLAAKQLIPVPRLRLEDLVTTASALQDTRYTDTSWKAFTKALTDARTALASDTTTDATLTARYDALQRAMAGLATKPRSVPASPGAVSATSSGTSVTVSWAAPGDTGGSPVTGYKVTLDDGHQAEIRDPDSRSTTFTWLRAGKSYTARVRAVNGVGTSSPSPATAPVVTGGGKPQKPAVTGVITDGKQVRVTWRPAGDGGFPVIGYTVALGDGTTAHVAATADTALLTTAGGAKAHTATVTAITLAGTSDDSVSSTPAEDSAATGTADAADPAYVSSPFPDETLNAAYTSDKWPGTGDGTDYFYGLLNGVGDLGSGIIGANSKVAQGTPLTAENDRIAVRINNAATQKEVDRAEVDATNSSTVTMADGLGSRLGQIYSDALKGGQLPKTNALFSRVTQNLDKVDAAKNHYGYLRPYVRLGFVGDGGSVYESQDGSYGSLATSGSYPSGHTYGGYEAGTILATLLPELAPSILARTSEYGDNRIVLGFHYPLDVMGGRISGQATVAHRWADPDFAKLLQQAHTEMENVLLAQCQEKGYGDTLAACGGDSYAGLSDAQDVDLYTRRLTYGFSQVGKAGQALKTPSDAAALLITAFPDLTTEQRTQILEQTATDSGYPLDLTADGGASWQRINLAAAMAAKVVVNADGSVTVKNFSDATKASVADAKAITVGGVAIPGFDPNVSTYVVDWPKNARIPAVSAVPVQSGARVKVTDGSSVLSSTGHGFTTRTIKVTSASGSVTRTYTVGFQPTDRDDRPVAAGGTAGYRDAGESTLWSLSGPWGPGGAGAGSAGGPGLWSPSADWARPLAARGVRGTM
- a CDS encoding NAD-dependent protein deacetylase yields the protein MRMRPTLSWTPTEDLPPGTTDLEPITDMLGAGGVLVLSGAGISTESGIPDYRGAGGSLSRHTPMTYQDFTGGDQARRRYWARSHLGWRTFGRARPNDGHRAVAAFGRHGLLSGVITQNVDGLHQSAGSEGVLELHGSLDRVVCLSCRASSSRQDLAERLETANPGFEPVAAAINPDGDADLTDAQVGDFRVVPCADCGGVLKPDVVFFGETVPPPRVDHCRRLVREADALLVLGSSLTVMSGLRFVRQAAEAGTPVLIVNHDPTRGDQHALARVAVPLGAALATVAGRLDIPLET
- a CDS encoding alpha/beta fold hydrolase, yielding MLERNLDRTERLAPGVHEIVIDGVVQRYHVAGNGPVCLVHSGGPGVHWEYLRMPLLEQHMTAVYVAPVGAGESGDLPDGHYSMERYARFVDGVVDHLDVPEVYLMGHSAGGFVALQYELDHPGKLAGIILYDSAPLLGPDLHAEAAAQMTAFARRHAGRPEAADVVAAYRRSQTPPTTGAEVTAHVRRLIPAYFADYWGLPDELKEAVGSVEAEYVPSAGIWDVRGTLGKVGIPALILVGRHDWICPVRWAEEMHAEMAGSRLTVFESSGHFAHLEEPGAFVRAVTGFLAECAGRAAV